The genome window AGCGGGACGACGGTTTGCGTCGCGAGCGCCAGGCCAGCCGCGGCGGCAAGAGCCAACATTCCGCCGACTACGCCGCGGTCTCGAAGAGTGCTTTGGTGAACTGGGCGGGGTCGAACGGGGCGAGCGCGTCTTGCGACTCGCCGAGGCCGATATACTTCACCGGAACGACGAGCTGGTCGACGATTCCGACCAGGACGCCGCCTTTCGCGGTCGAGTCGAGCTTGGTCACGATCACGCCGGTCAGCTGCGTCGCTTCGTTGAAGAGCTTCGCTTGCGAGAGCGCGTTCTGGCCGGTCGTGCCGTCGACGACCAACAGCGTCTCGGCCGGCGGCGCGCCGGTCTCGCGCTCGATGATGCGCCGCATCTTCTTCAGCTCTTCCATCAGGTTGGTCTTGGTCTGCAGGCGGCCGGCGGTGTCGACCAGCACAACGTCGATCCCGCGCGCCTTCGCCGCGTTCATCCCGTCGAACACGACCGAAGCCGGATCGGAGCCTTCCGCCCCGCGCACGTACTCGGCTCCGGCGCGCTTCGCCCAGATTTCGAGCTGCTCGGCGGCGGCGGCGCGAAACGTGTCGGCCGCGACGACGAGGACGTGCTTGCGCTGCGCGCGCAGGAGCGCCGCGAGCTTGCCGATCGTCGTGGTCTTGCCGCTGCCGTTGACCCCGACGACCAGGATCACCGCCGGTTTCGCGTTAAGGTGCAATCCCATCTCGGGGAGCGTGAGAAAGTTTTGGACGTCGCGGCGGAAGCGCGCGACCACTTGATCGCTCGTCTGGTAGCGGTCTTGCTTGGCGACGACGCGCAGCGCCTCGACGATCTTCACCGTCGTCGGGACGCCGAAGTCCGCCTTGAGCAGGATCTCCTCGAGATCGTCCCACAGCTCGTCGTCGACCGGCCGCCGCGCCAGCGCCATCGTCTCCAGCTCCCCGCCGAACGCCTCGCGCGTCCGGCTGAGTGCCGCCTTGATCTTCCCGAACCAGCTCACAACAAAGCGTTTCTTCGGCGCACCTCATCGCCTTCCCGGAAGGCTCGCCGCGCGCCGGCACGCGTAGGAATCGGCCTCCGGGTATGCCGTCCACTGTGATTCGTGCCAGTAGCCGCCCTCGCGGAGCTCTAGGGCGTCGCCGTGAAACTTGAGATCCATTTCCGTCCATACCCCGCCGGAGGTTTGCATCGCGAAGCTCTCTTTGTCGAGAGACATGTACGTGAAAGGCTCCGACATCGCAGGGGCGCGAGGTTGCGTACGCACCGTACGGGTTCCGGTGCCGTCGGCCGCGAACGCGAACCCGACGGTCGCGGACGGCACCTGATCCGACTTGCAACGCCAGCGGCCTAACAGCGGCGGGAACGGCGCCGCCCGCTTCGCTGCCGGCGCAACGCCGCGATCCAGGGCGCGCAGGCCGATCGCTCCAGCCGGAAGATCGTACAGCAGGTCGATGGACTGCAGCGCGGCCAGTCCCACCACGATGCTGTTCCACGCGCCGCGGCGCATCACCAGACGCGGTCCCGAGCGCACGCCCATCGCGTAGGTATGCGACCAGCCGCCGACCGTCAACGTC of Candidatus Eremiobacterota bacterium contains these proteins:
- the ftsY gene encoding signal recognition particle-docking protein FtsY; this translates as MSWFGKIKAALSRTREAFGGELETMALARRPVDDELWDDLEEILLKADFGVPTTVKIVEALRVVAKQDRYQTSDQVVARFRRDVQNFLTLPEMGLHLNAKPAVILVVGVNGSGKTTTIGKLAALLRAQRKHVLVVAADTFRAAAAEQLEIWAKRAGAEYVRGAEGSDPASVVFDGMNAAKARGIDVVLVDTAGRLQTKTNLMEELKKMRRIIERETGAPPAETLLVVDGTTGQNALSQAKLFNEATQLTGVIVTKLDSTAKGGVLVGIVDQLVVPVKYIGLGESQDALAPFDPAQFTKALFETAA